Proteins encoded within one genomic window of Pigmentiphaga sp. H8:
- a CDS encoding IclR family transcriptional regulator produces the protein MNRPDTSGAQTVDRAVAVLRLLASAGESGLRLIDLQHASGLSKPTVHRLLTSLLQHGLVEQDEDTRRYRLGMEMAVLGWSVSSGRADLRQLCGPDMQALADETGDTAFLAVRSGYDTVCIERKMGPYPIKAFTVDVGTRRPLGVGAGGIIMIAALPEDEAELVFESIREPLRAYPNVSEPSLRAAVARAREDGYALSDGLVMTGVRGLAVRVSDAHGAPMAALSLSAVEDRIRPERVPALVKALEERRKRIERSLAGPGRRLR, from the coding sequence ATGAACCGTCCCGACACCAGCGGCGCGCAGACCGTGGACCGGGCCGTCGCGGTGCTGCGGCTCCTGGCGTCGGCCGGCGAATCCGGCCTGCGCCTGATCGACCTCCAGCATGCCTCCGGCCTGTCCAAGCCCACCGTCCACCGGCTGCTGACCTCGCTGCTGCAGCATGGCCTGGTCGAACAGGACGAAGACACCCGGCGCTACCGCCTGGGCATGGAAATGGCGGTGCTGGGCTGGTCCGTCTCCAGCGGCCGCGCCGACCTGCGCCAGCTGTGCGGACCCGACATGCAGGCGCTGGCCGACGAAACCGGCGACACTGCCTTCCTGGCGGTGCGCTCGGGCTACGACACCGTCTGCATCGAACGCAAGATGGGCCCCTATCCCATCAAGGCCTTCACCGTCGACGTCGGCACGCGCCGACCGCTGGGCGTGGGGGCGGGCGGCATCATCATGATCGCGGCCCTGCCCGAGGACGAAGCGGAACTGGTGTTCGAATCGATACGCGAACCGCTGCGGGCCTATCCCAACGTGTCCGAACCGTCGCTGCGCGCCGCCGTCGCGCGGGCGCGCGAGGACGGCTATGCGCTAAGCGACGGCCTGGTCATGACCGGCGTGCGCGGCCTGGCGGTGCGGGTGTCGGATGCGCACGGCGCGCCCATGGCGGCGCTGAGCCTGAGCGCGGTGGAAGACCGGATACGGCCCGAGCGGGTGCCGGCGCTGGTCAAGGCGCTGGAGGAAAGAAGAAAGCGGATCGAGCGCAGCCTGGCGGGGCCTGGGCGGCGCCTGCGGTAG
- a CDS encoding tripartite tricarboxylate transporter substrate binding protein, translating to MKFLAFAGLLAGTMATTPGAAADASNYPERPIRVVVNYAPGGSSDSLARAALADLEPILGQGVIVDNRPGANGNIGTGFVAKSPPDGYTLGVSGLSGVTNSFLYRNQSYDFFKDLVPVAMIARNPGVLIVNKSLPIRTAQELVQYAKARPGKLNFASGGRGSSLHLNGEIFKSAAGVDIVHVPYRGEAPALNDLVGGQVQMMFAVLASAKPFIDQGLVRALAVTSPERTDLMPSLPTLRESGIGFGLYSWAAIFAPASTPRPILEKLNVSIRKAIAQPKTTERLREMGAETVDMDLAQIKAYTDQEQRFWSDVFSRLHVQMD from the coding sequence ATGAAATTCCTCGCATTCGCCGGTTTGCTCGCGGGCACGATGGCCACCACTCCCGGCGCCGCGGCCGACGCATCGAACTACCCCGAGCGGCCGATACGCGTGGTCGTCAACTACGCGCCGGGCGGCAGCAGCGATTCCCTGGCGCGCGCGGCACTGGCCGATCTGGAGCCCATCCTGGGGCAAGGCGTCATCGTCGACAACCGCCCGGGCGCCAACGGCAACATCGGCACGGGTTTCGTCGCCAAGTCCCCGCCCGACGGCTATACCCTGGGCGTCAGCGGACTGTCGGGCGTCACCAATTCCTTCCTTTACCGCAACCAGAGCTACGACTTCTTCAAGGACCTCGTTCCCGTCGCCATGATCGCCCGCAACCCGGGCGTGCTCATCGTCAACAAGTCCCTGCCGATACGCACGGCCCAGGAACTGGTGCAATACGCCAAGGCGCGCCCGGGCAAGCTGAACTTCGCCTCCGGCGGGCGCGGATCCAGCCTGCACCTGAACGGCGAGATCTTCAAGAGCGCCGCCGGCGTGGACATCGTCCACGTTCCCTATCGCGGAGAAGCGCCGGCCTTGAACGACCTGGTGGGTGGACAGGTGCAGATGATGTTCGCGGTGCTGGCCTCGGCCAAACCCTTCATCGACCAGGGACTGGTCCGGGCGCTGGCTGTGACCAGCCCGGAACGCACGGACCTGATGCCCAGCCTGCCCACCTTGCGCGAATCGGGCATCGGCTTCGGGCTGTACTCGTGGGCGGCGATCTTCGCGCCCGCCAGCACGCCCAGGCCCATCCTGGAGAAACTGAACGTGTCGATCAGAAAGGCCATCGCCCAGCCCAAGACCACCGAACGGCTACGGGAAATGGGGGCCGAGACCGTGGACATGGACCTCGCGCAGATCAAGGCCTACACCGACCAGGAACAGCGGTTCTGGTCGGACGTGTTCTCCAGACTGCACGTACAGATGGACTAG
- a CDS encoding NIPSNAP family protein, which translates to MIIEQRLYTYHPGNLDAFVALYRKEGMAAQMRHLPALLGYYVSEIGALNQTVTQWGYRSLQQRMDCREALFADPDWKAFLVQARPLMLAQECRILKPAPFFRERLAHLIDDARGLDLSGQP; encoded by the coding sequence ATGATCATCGAACAGCGCCTCTATACCTACCACCCGGGCAACCTCGACGCCTTCGTCGCGCTCTACAGGAAGGAAGGCATGGCCGCCCAGATGCGCCACCTGCCCGCGCTGCTGGGCTACTACGTGAGCGAGATCGGCGCCCTGAACCAGACCGTCACGCAGTGGGGCTACCGCAGCCTGCAACAGCGCATGGACTGCCGCGAGGCGCTGTTCGCCGATCCGGACTGGAAGGCGTTCCTGGTCCAGGCCAGGCCGCTGATGCTGGCGCAGGAGTGCCGCATCCTCAAGCCGGCGCCCTTCTTCCGCGAACGCCTGGCCCACCTCATCGACGACGCGCGCGGCCTCGACCTGTCCGGCCAACCCTGA
- a CDS encoding sulfatase: MTPRPNFLVFITDQHRADHLGCYGNPIVRTPHIDALAAQGTRFDRFYVASPVCMANRATLMTGRMPSLHGVRHNGIALSRDATTFVDLLRAGGYRTALIGKSHLQNMGHDGPGRKRWAAGRGDLDPPAALRDASIRSRAGAAYDNEWTPYWEENPGHTVSLPFYGFDHVRLCTFHGDQVGADYARWLEARHPDSDRLRGREHAIPDGRYGAPQAWRTRVPESLYPTSYIADEAAGFLSGLDQGSGDAPFFLACSFPDPHHPYTPPGKYWDMYDPDRIVLPASFWNRDSTPLVSSVHRDTAQGRYSREGYIPFGVTEREAREIIALTYGMISMIDDAVGRIMAALRESGQDRNTVVLFTSDHGDWMGDHGLMLKGPLHYQGLIRVPFIWRDPAADRPPHAVDQGMAGTVDIGRTVLGRAGINPYNGMQGIDLLAPSRPAGRTMVVESEQVMHKFDQGRSFRVRSLLDPRYRLSVSDIDEIGELYDLDEDPAETTNLWTSAPHQAVKARLLERLCREQIRLGDDAPLPTALA; this comes from the coding sequence ATGACACCGCGTCCCAACTTCCTGGTGTTCATCACCGACCAGCATCGCGCCGACCACCTGGGCTGCTATGGCAACCCCATCGTCAGGACGCCGCACATCGATGCGCTGGCCGCGCAGGGCACGCGCTTCGACCGCTTCTACGTGGCCAGTCCGGTCTGCATGGCCAACCGGGCCACCTTGATGACGGGCCGCATGCCGTCCCTGCATGGCGTCCGGCACAATGGCATCGCGCTGTCGCGCGATGCGACGACCTTCGTCGACCTGCTGCGCGCGGGCGGCTACCGCACCGCGCTGATCGGCAAGTCCCACCTGCAGAACATGGGCCACGATGGACCGGGCCGCAAACGCTGGGCGGCGGGGCGGGGCGATCTGGATCCTCCGGCCGCCCTGCGCGATGCCAGCATCCGCTCCCGGGCGGGGGCCGCCTACGACAACGAGTGGACCCCTTATTGGGAAGAAAACCCGGGGCACACGGTCTCCCTGCCCTTCTATGGCTTCGACCACGTGCGCCTGTGCACTTTCCACGGCGACCAGGTCGGCGCCGACTACGCGCGTTGGCTGGAAGCCCGCCATCCGGATTCGGACCGCTTGCGCGGCAGGGAGCACGCCATCCCCGACGGCCGCTACGGCGCGCCGCAGGCATGGCGCACGCGCGTGCCGGAATCGCTCTATCCGACGTCGTACATCGCGGACGAAGCCGCCGGCTTCCTGTCCGGCCTGGATCAGGGCAGTGGCGACGCCCCCTTCTTTCTCGCCTGCTCCTTCCCCGATCCGCACCATCCCTATACGCCGCCCGGGAAATACTGGGACATGTACGATCCGGATCGCATCGTGCTGCCCGCCTCCTTCTGGAATCGCGATTCGACTCCGCTGGTTTCGTCGGTGCACCGCGACACCGCCCAGGGCCGGTACAGCCGCGAAGGCTACATACCGTTCGGCGTCACCGAACGCGAAGCGCGGGAGATCATCGCGCTGACCTACGGCATGATCTCGATGATCGACGATGCGGTCGGCCGCATCATGGCCGCGCTGCGGGAAAGCGGGCAGGACCGGAACACGGTCGTCCTCTTCACCAGCGACCATGGCGACTGGATGGGCGATCACGGCCTGATGCTCAAGGGCCCCCTGCATTACCAGGGCCTGATCCGGGTGCCTTTCATCTGGCGCGATCCCGCCGCCGACCGGCCGCCGCATGCCGTCGATCAGGGCATGGCCGGCACCGTGGATATCGGCCGCACCGTGCTGGGCCGCGCCGGCATCAATCCCTACAACGGCATGCAAGGCATCGATCTGCTGGCTCCATCGAGACCCGCCGGGCGAACCATGGTGGTCGAGAGCGAACAGGTCATGCACAAGTTCGACCAGGGCCGTTCATTCAGAGTAAGGAGCCTGCTGGACCCGCGCTATCGCCTGTCGGTATCGGACATCGACGAGATCGGCGAACTCTACGATCTGGACGAGGATCCGGCGGAAACGACCAATCTCTGGACGTCCGCGCCGCATCAGGCAGTGAAGGCGCGCCTGCTCGAACGGCTTTGCCGCGAGCAGATCCGGCTG
- a CDS encoding IclR family transcriptional regulator — translation MIDKTLSKGLKLLEALADSDTPRGVTNIASELELSKSNAHRLLQTLAALGYVDSVEGKYFATPKIWSLGEKIVGRLAVRTVALPEMESLALETRETVHLSILDKTEVIYLEKIDSPQPIRAYTEVGGRAPASAVATGKAMLAYQDDDIIAAAAAALAPHTRLSLADDAALRKELAGVRKLGYAVNRGEWRERIGGLAAPVFNRHGKAVAAIGISGPTDRLTPKLMRDHAQRVCEAARRVSEKLGSSA, via the coding sequence ATGATCGACAAGACCCTTTCGAAGGGCCTGAAATTGCTCGAGGCCCTGGCGGACAGCGATACGCCGCGCGGGGTCACCAACATCGCCAGCGAACTCGAACTGTCCAAGAGCAACGCGCACCGTCTGTTGCAGACGCTGGCCGCGCTCGGCTATGTCGATTCCGTCGAAGGCAAGTATTTCGCCACGCCCAAGATCTGGAGCCTGGGCGAAAAGATCGTGGGACGGCTGGCGGTGCGCACCGTGGCCTTGCCGGAAATGGAAAGCCTCGCGCTCGAGACGCGTGAAACGGTGCATCTGTCGATACTCGACAAGACCGAGGTCATCTACCTCGAGAAGATCGACAGCCCGCAGCCCATCCGGGCGTACACCGAGGTCGGCGGCCGGGCGCCCGCCAGCGCCGTCGCGACGGGCAAGGCGATGCTGGCCTACCAGGACGACGACATCATCGCCGCCGCAGCCGCGGCGCTCGCTCCCCACACGCGGCTGTCCCTGGCCGACGACGCGGCCCTGCGCAAGGAACTCGCCGGCGTGCGCAAGCTCGGCTATGCGGTCAATCGCGGCGAATGGCGGGAACGGATAGGCGGACTGGCCGCACCCGTCTTCAACCGCCACGGCAAGGCCGTTGCGGCCATCGGCATTTCAGGCCCGACCGACCGCCTCACGCCCAAGCTGATGCGCGACCATGCGCAGCGGGTGTGCGAAGCCGCCCGCCGGGTCTCGGAAAAACTCGGCTCTTCCGCCTGA
- a CDS encoding ABC transporter substrate-binding protein, whose amino-acid sequence MQPTEALRAAFTPKQVLRASINVGNPILASRDGPHGARGVSVDLARELARRLGVELELVVFPSAGESVEAVAAEQADIGFFAIDPKRGELISFTDAYVVIEGAYLVRDGSPIAAHADVDRPGVRVTVGKGSAYDLYLSRSLQQASIERAATSPAVVDVFLESGADVAAGVRQQLEADAARLGGVHLLPGHFMLIRQAMGVPKSRGEAAADYLRAFVEEMKASGFVQEALARHGITGAAVPRAEG is encoded by the coding sequence ATGCAACCGACCGAAGCCCTCCGCGCCGCCTTCACGCCCAAGCAGGTCCTGCGCGCTTCCATCAATGTCGGCAATCCCATACTGGCCAGCCGCGACGGCCCGCACGGCGCGCGCGGGGTGTCGGTGGACCTGGCGCGGGAACTGGCCAGGCGGCTGGGCGTGGAACTGGAACTGGTGGTTTTTCCGTCGGCGGGCGAGTCGGTCGAGGCCGTGGCCGCCGAACAGGCCGACATCGGCTTTTTCGCCATCGATCCCAAGCGCGGCGAGCTCATCTCGTTCACCGATGCCTACGTGGTGATCGAGGGGGCCTACCTGGTGCGCGACGGTTCGCCCATCGCCGCCCATGCCGACGTGGACCGGCCGGGCGTGCGGGTCACGGTCGGCAAGGGCAGCGCCTACGATCTCTACCTGAGCCGCAGCCTGCAGCAGGCCAGCATCGAGCGGGCGGCCACGTCGCCGGCCGTGGTCGACGTGTTCCTGGAAAGCGGGGCCGACGTGGCGGCGGGCGTGCGCCAGCAGCTCGAGGCCGACGCCGCGCGGCTGGGCGGCGTGCATCTGTTGCCTGGCCACTTCATGCTGATCCGGCAGGCCATGGGCGTGCCCAAGTCGCGCGGCGAGGCCGCGGCCGACTACCTGCGCGCCTTCGTCGAGGAAATGAAGGCGTCGGGGTTCGTCCAGGAGGCGCTGGCGCGCCATGGGATCACCGGCGCGGCGGTGCCCCGCGCCGAAGGCTGA
- a CDS encoding tripartite tricarboxylate transporter substrate binding protein, translating into MLSTLARRPRRGAKGPVLACLLLGPWLALTPPGAQAFPDKPMRIIIPYTPGGPVDLTVRLIQPQLEAAFGKPLVVEYKSGAGGAIGVQSAAAAKPDGYTLVVAATNNIVIDPFLKKGQTFDPLRELQPLIKVAEIPAVLFTNRQQDAKNWEALRAGAARTERVLNFGSPGVGTTPHLSSILLAKATGLPITHIAYRGAQPAVQALLADEVQLFMGAAGLLAGQVQSGQVVPLAVSARERLAVMPDVPTVREAGIPDVLANNWLLLAAPKGLPRDVAERIEQVFGQVLRSQESRSRYAAQGMVPSGRTGAALLADLRAEAGKWRTLIRSEGLEEGQ; encoded by the coding sequence ATGCTATCTACTTTGGCAAGACGCCCGCGCCGCGGGGCCAAGGGCCCGGTGCTGGCCTGCCTGCTGCTGGGCCCGTGGCTGGCGTTGACGCCACCCGGCGCCCAGGCGTTCCCGGACAAGCCCATGCGCATCATTATTCCATACACCCCCGGCGGCCCGGTCGACCTGACCGTGCGCCTCATCCAGCCGCAACTCGAAGCGGCCTTCGGCAAGCCCCTGGTCGTGGAGTACAAGTCGGGAGCCGGCGGCGCGATAGGCGTGCAGAGCGCCGCGGCGGCCAAGCCTGACGGCTACACGCTGGTCGTGGCCGCCACCAACAACATCGTCATCGATCCCTTCCTGAAGAAGGGCCAGACCTTCGACCCCCTGCGCGAACTCCAGCCGCTGATCAAGGTGGCGGAGATTCCAGCCGTGCTGTTCACCAACCGGCAGCAGGACGCGAAGAACTGGGAGGCCTTGCGCGCCGGCGCGGCCAGGACCGAAAGGGTGCTGAACTTCGGTTCGCCCGGCGTCGGCACCACGCCCCATCTGTCCAGCATCCTGCTGGCGAAAGCCACCGGCCTGCCCATCACGCACATCGCCTATCGCGGCGCGCAGCCCGCGGTGCAGGCGCTGTTGGCCGACGAGGTCCAGTTGTTCATGGGTGCCGCCGGCCTGCTTGCGGGACAGGTCCAGAGCGGCCAGGTCGTTCCCCTGGCCGTCTCGGCCCGCGAACGGCTGGCCGTGATGCCGGACGTGCCGACCGTCAGGGAGGCCGGCATACCCGACGTGCTCGCCAACAACTGGCTGCTGCTCGCCGCGCCCAAGGGCTTGCCACGCGACGTCGCCGAACGCATCGAGCAGGTCTTCGGCCAAGTGCTTCGCTCGCAGGAAAGCCGTTCGCGCTACGCGGCGCAAGGCATGGTGCCATCGGGCAGGACAGGCGCGGCGCTGCTGGCCGACCTGCGGGCCGAGGCCGGGAAGTGGCGGACCCTGATCCGCAGCGAAGGGCTGGAGGAGGGCCAATGA
- a CDS encoding ABC transporter substrate-binding protein, whose amino-acid sequence MQEAHKGPGRPYRVGLIHVVAKGDPVIDTQDIVDFKRGMETIGYREDVDVVYQELYGNRDPDLVQAHADALVAWPADVIVSFLTNANIALKQATREVRIPVVCWATNHIEAGLAESYRRPGMNFTGFSYIPYNNWAKVRLLKMAVPGLTRIGHLYNPTYSPAPAVMREFAEAARTMGCEMPIYETLRIEDFEPSIRAMKRDGCQAVLVGPHALFNMNGDVLGKLFLDARLPAVGNQLSITRAGGLATISPGKKKGWPMMAQVVDQILHGADPAEIPIDRSMRGPTTLNLKNAGLLGLQLPSSLIDEADVLIE is encoded by the coding sequence ATGCAAGAGGCACACAAGGGGCCGGGCAGACCGTACCGGGTCGGCCTGATTCACGTCGTCGCGAAAGGCGACCCGGTCATCGACACGCAAGACATCGTCGATTTCAAGCGGGGCATGGAGACCATCGGCTATCGGGAAGACGTCGACGTGGTCTACCAGGAGCTGTACGGCAACCGCGATCCCGACCTCGTCCAGGCCCATGCCGACGCCCTCGTGGCCTGGCCCGCGGACGTGATCGTCTCTTTCCTGACCAACGCCAACATCGCCCTCAAGCAAGCTACGCGGGAAGTCAGGATTCCCGTCGTCTGCTGGGCCACCAACCACATCGAGGCGGGGCTGGCAGAAAGCTACAGGCGGCCAGGCATGAACTTCACCGGTTTCTCCTACATCCCCTACAACAACTGGGCCAAGGTCAGGCTGCTGAAGATGGCGGTTCCGGGCCTGACCCGCATCGGCCATCTGTACAACCCGACCTATTCGCCCGCGCCCGCCGTGATGCGCGAGTTCGCCGAGGCCGCGCGCACCATGGGCTGCGAGATGCCGATCTATGAAACGCTGCGGATCGAGGACTTCGAGCCGAGCATCCGCGCCATGAAGCGGGACGGCTGCCAGGCCGTCCTGGTGGGGCCCCATGCCTTGTTCAACATGAACGGCGACGTGCTGGGCAAGCTCTTCCTGGACGCGCGGCTGCCCGCCGTGGGCAACCAGTTGTCCATCACCCGCGCGGGCGGCCTGGCGACCATCAGTCCGGGCAAGAAGAAGGGTTGGCCGATGATGGCCCAGGTCGTCGACCAGATCCTGCACGGGGCGGATCCCGCGGAAATCCCCATCGACCGCAGCATGCGCGGCCCGACCACGCTCAACCTGAAGAATGCCGGCCTGCTCGGACTCCAGCTTCCCTCGTCCTTGATCGACGAGGCGGACGTGTTGATCGAGTGA
- a CDS encoding tripartite tricarboxylate transporter substrate binding protein: MYKSLIHWTAAFALAATATLPARAADFPTRPVRLLVPFSPGGGIDQLARIAAVKMAEDLKQQVVVENMAGAGGAIAAKTVANAAPDGYTLIFNSSSAVATGLLGKERLGFDPVKDFAPVSLVAQFPLVMVVNPKVPARNMKEFVELLKKNPDKYNYGSSGNGTAIHLASELFKTLAGVNMQHVPYKGTAAAMQDLLGGRIHMMLDGVPPQIGNIHEGRVRALGVTTTERSPMLPDVPTVAEAVPGYAFPFWVAIYAPAGTPKPVLDRLAAAVSAAAKDPQSRQRFKDAGSEAVGSTPAELAAFWKQQIDLYSGIVSKTGIKLDGE; this comes from the coding sequence ATGTACAAATCCCTCATCCACTGGACGGCCGCCTTCGCGCTGGCCGCCACCGCCACCCTGCCAGCCCGCGCGGCCGATTTCCCCACCCGCCCCGTGCGGCTGCTGGTGCCGTTCTCGCCGGGCGGCGGCATCGACCAGCTGGCCCGCATCGCCGCGGTGAAAATGGCCGAAGACCTCAAGCAGCAGGTCGTCGTGGAAAACATGGCCGGCGCCGGCGGCGCCATCGCCGCCAAGACCGTGGCCAACGCGGCGCCCGACGGCTACACCCTGATCTTCAATTCCTCGTCCGCCGTCGCCACCGGCCTGCTGGGCAAGGAGCGGTTGGGCTTCGACCCGGTCAAGGACTTCGCGCCCGTATCCCTGGTCGCCCAGTTCCCCCTGGTCATGGTGGTCAATCCCAAGGTGCCGGCCAGGAACATGAAGGAGTTCGTCGAACTGCTCAAGAAGAATCCCGACAAGTACAACTACGGGTCTTCCGGCAACGGCACCGCCATCCACCTGGCCTCGGAACTGTTCAAGACCCTGGCCGGCGTCAACATGCAGCACGTGCCCTACAAGGGCACGGCGGCCGCCATGCAGGACCTGCTGGGCGGACGCATCCACATGATGCTGGACGGCGTGCCGCCGCAGATCGGCAACATCCATGAAGGGCGGGTGCGGGCACTGGGCGTGACCACCACCGAACGCTCGCCCATGCTGCCCGACGTGCCCACCGTGGCCGAAGCCGTGCCCGGCTACGCATTCCCGTTCTGGGTCGCGATCTACGCGCCGGCCGGCACGCCCAAGCCCGTCCTGGACCGCCTGGCAGCAGCCGTCTCGGCCGCCGCGAAAGACCCGCAATCGCGCCAGCGATTCAAGGACGCGGGGTCCGAGGCCGTCGGCTCCACGCCCGCGGAACTGGCCGCGTTCTGGAAACAGCAGATCGATCTGTACAGCGGCATCGTCAGCAAGACCGGCATCAAGCTAGACGGCGAGTGA
- a CDS encoding LysR family transcriptional regulator, which yields MNTRHLDFLRLVVEKGGLSAAAREAGVTQPAISQALQALERELGMPLMTRVGGRALPTPAAHTLAAQSSRFDITLRHLREAQEQPLPARGVRLGISAGAALAYGPRLVSGWAAQGEAAPLRIFNGSSQELLLSLEAGDLDLAICPRPRSAAYPHLLEVPLFRNEPAIFSRKGHPLAQAGSLMELRDVGWVVVGKDRSPGGMAEEAFRVRKLTGPRIVAQCPDYLTLMTVVSQSDLMGIIPMQKIADSFGGAPLQRLMIVEGLPQYDVCLYRYPGPVEDPVRRLEAAIRELAETG from the coding sequence ATGAACACACGGCATCTCGATTTCCTCCGGCTGGTGGTGGAAAAAGGCGGGTTGTCGGCCGCCGCGCGCGAGGCGGGCGTGACGCAGCCCGCCATCAGCCAGGCGCTCCAGGCCCTGGAGCGGGAGCTGGGCATGCCCTTGATGACGCGTGTCGGCGGCCGCGCGTTGCCGACGCCGGCGGCGCATACCCTGGCGGCCCAATCGAGCCGGTTCGACATCACCCTTCGCCATCTTCGGGAGGCCCAGGAGCAACCGCTGCCTGCGCGTGGCGTCCGGCTGGGCATCTCGGCCGGCGCGGCCCTTGCCTATGGCCCCCGCCTGGTATCCGGCTGGGCCGCACAGGGCGAAGCGGCGCCCCTGCGCATTTTCAACGGGTCGTCGCAGGAGCTGCTGCTGTCCCTGGAGGCGGGCGACCTGGACCTGGCGATATGCCCGCGGCCCCGCAGCGCGGCTTATCCGCATCTGCTCGAAGTGCCCTTGTTCAGGAACGAGCCGGCCATTTTCTCGCGCAAGGGCCATCCGCTGGCCCAGGCAGGGTCGCTGATGGAACTGCGCGACGTGGGCTGGGTGGTGGTGGGCAAGGACCGTTCGCCCGGCGGCATGGCCGAGGAAGCGTTCCGGGTCCGCAAGCTGACCGGGCCACGCATCGTCGCGCAGTGCCCGGATTACCTGACCCTGATGACGGTCGTTTCGCAAAGCGACCTGATGGGCATCATTCCCATGCAGAAGATCGCCGACAGCTTCGGCGGTGCGCCGCTGCAACGCCTGATGATCGTCGAAGGGCTGCCGCAGTACGACGTCTGCCTGTATCGCTATCCCGGGCCCGTCGAGGACCCCGTCCGGCGGCTCGAGGCGGCGATACGCGAACTGGCCGAGACCGGATGA